One genomic window of Paenibacillus xylanilyticus includes the following:
- a CDS encoding insulinase family protein, which produces MLKQLQPYQVLQERRMEELKSDGYLLEHKKSGARIVVLSSEDDNKVFSIGFRTPPSDNTGVPHILEHSVLCGSKKFPAKDSFVELLKGSLNTFLNAMTYPDKTIYPIASRNDHDFHNLMDIYLDAVLNTNIYENEKIFLQEGWNYNLASPEDELTYNGVVYNEMKGAFSSPERVVRRAVLNSLFPDTTYSCESGGIPDEITDLTYQGLLDFHTKYYHPSNSYIYLYGDMDMEEKLKWLDETYLNQYDRIETDSEIGVQEAFSERVDVVKTYSAGSTESEVDNSFLTYNAVIGTTLDQELNIAFQILQYALLSAPGAVLKQALLDKGIAKEVYGSYDDSLYQPVLTIGLKKSNLESKQVFLDTVQEVLQRVVKEGIDPKALLAGINSYEFNHREADFGRMPKGLIYGFYTLQSWLYDDQAPFAHLEANDVFATLRTKMNEGYFEQLIEQYLLKNTHTSFVAVTPDKGLNQRKEEALRTRLKSYQSSLNETEIAELVQKTKELADYQNEPSTKEQQQVIPTLSIEDIEPKASTLYQTLKTVEGTTILHHNLYTNGIGYLKLLFDVKEIPQHLLPYAGLLKSVLGYVDTKNFSFNELSNEIHIHSGGISASVGASADAKQYNAYRAHFEFGAKVLYSKLGFAFDMIKEIILTSRFDDSKRLYEIISQLKGQLQRSLINSGHSAAMGRSSAKHSAVAAFREAVSGIAFYQWLEELQANYDERKEELAARLQELTGMIFRPELLLVSYTADEKGYEGLEQQVSDLKSKLYTHDVAKEPAQFQEVHHNEGFKSPSEVQYVVQTGNFLTKGFQYTGSLRVLQGILSLDYLWTNIRAKGGAYGCMSGFRRNGDSYLASYRDPNLEKTYKVYEDIPQYLQNFKADEREMTRYIIGAIQDLDTPRTPYSEGNFSLECYLSNVTEADLQQERDEVLSTTEAHIVDSAALVAAILEQGNRCVVGNESKIEEQGFLFDETLDLIKY; this is translated from the coding sequence ATGTTGAAACAACTTCAGCCTTACCAGGTTTTACAGGAACGCAGGATGGAGGAACTGAAATCAGATGGTTACCTGCTTGAACACAAAAAGTCAGGTGCCAGAATTGTCGTTTTATCGAGCGAGGATGACAACAAAGTATTCAGTATCGGGTTTAGAACACCTCCGAGTGACAATACAGGTGTACCTCACATATTGGAGCATTCCGTACTGTGCGGGTCCAAGAAGTTCCCGGCAAAGGACTCCTTCGTGGAGCTGTTGAAGGGTTCACTGAATACCTTTCTGAATGCAATGACGTACCCGGACAAAACGATCTACCCGATCGCCAGCCGCAATGATCATGACTTCCACAACTTGATGGATATTTATCTGGATGCGGTACTGAACACCAATATTTATGAGAATGAGAAAATATTCCTGCAAGAGGGCTGGAACTACAATCTGGCCTCGCCAGAGGATGAATTGACATATAACGGTGTGGTGTACAACGAGATGAAAGGGGCATTTTCCTCACCGGAGCGTGTTGTACGCAGAGCCGTCCTGAACTCACTTTTCCCGGATACCACCTATTCCTGCGAGTCTGGAGGCATTCCGGATGAGATCACGGATCTGACCTACCAGGGCTTGCTCGATTTCCACACGAAGTACTACCATCCTTCGAACAGCTACATATACCTGTACGGCGATATGGATATGGAAGAGAAGCTGAAATGGCTGGATGAAACCTATCTGAACCAGTACGATCGGATCGAGACAGACTCGGAGATTGGGGTACAGGAAGCCTTCAGCGAGCGGGTGGATGTGGTCAAAACCTATTCCGCGGGAAGTACGGAGTCGGAAGTGGATAACAGCTTTTTGACGTATAATGCCGTCATTGGAACCACGCTTGATCAGGAATTGAACATTGCCTTTCAAATATTGCAGTATGCGCTTCTGAGTGCGCCAGGAGCTGTTCTGAAGCAGGCATTGCTGGATAAGGGAATTGCCAAGGAAGTCTATGGCTCGTATGACGACAGCCTGTATCAGCCTGTACTAACCATCGGTTTGAAGAAGAGTAACCTGGAGAGCAAGCAGGTATTTTTGGATACTGTGCAGGAAGTGCTTCAGCGTGTGGTGAAGGAAGGGATTGATCCCAAGGCGCTGCTCGCGGGCATTAACTCTTATGAATTCAACCATCGTGAAGCTGATTTTGGAAGAATGCCGAAAGGGCTCATCTATGGCTTCTATACACTTCAGAGCTGGCTCTATGATGATCAGGCGCCATTTGCACACCTGGAGGCCAATGACGTATTTGCGACGCTGCGAACCAAAATGAATGAAGGATACTTCGAGCAGTTGATTGAGCAGTATCTATTGAAAAATACACATACCTCATTTGTTGCCGTAACTCCGGATAAAGGGCTGAACCAGCGGAAGGAAGAAGCGCTGCGTACTCGGTTGAAATCCTATCAGTCCAGTCTAAATGAAACCGAAATCGCAGAATTGGTGCAAAAAACGAAAGAGCTTGCGGATTATCAAAATGAGCCTTCGACCAAAGAACAGCAGCAGGTTATTCCGACCTTGTCGATTGAAGATATCGAACCCAAGGCATCCACCCTGTACCAAACCCTGAAGACGGTAGAGGGCACAACGATCCTGCATCACAATCTATACACCAACGGGATTGGTTATCTGAAGCTTTTATTCGATGTCAAAGAGATCCCGCAGCATCTGCTGCCTTATGCCGGTCTGCTGAAAAGTGTACTCGGTTATGTGGATACGAAGAATTTCTCGTTCAACGAGTTATCCAATGAAATCCATATCCACTCTGGCGGAATCAGTGCAAGCGTAGGTGCGAGTGCTGATGCGAAACAGTACAACGCGTACCGGGCTCACTTTGAATTCGGGGCGAAGGTTTTGTACAGCAAGCTGGGATTTGCGTTTGACATGATCAAAGAGATCATTCTGACTTCCCGCTTCGACGACTCGAAGCGCTTGTATGAGATCATTTCCCAACTGAAGGGGCAGCTGCAGCGCAGCTTGATCAATAGCGGACATTCTGCGGCCATGGGCAGATCCTCTGCCAAACATTCAGCGGTGGCTGCCTTCCGGGAAGCTGTGAGTGGAATTGCCTTTTATCAATGGCTTGAAGAGCTCCAGGCGAACTATGATGAGAGAAAAGAAGAGCTTGCTGCTCGTCTTCAAGAATTGACAGGCATGATCTTCCGACCTGAACTGCTGCTTGTCAGCTATACTGCAGATGAGAAAGGGTATGAAGGATTGGAGCAGCAGGTGTCTGACCTGAAATCCAAGCTGTATACACATGATGTGGCGAAGGAGCCTGCTCAATTCCAGGAGGTTCATCATAATGAAGGCTTCAAGTCCCCTTCGGAAGTGCAATATGTTGTTCAGACAGGCAACTTCCTCACCAAGGGCTTCCAGTATACAGGCTCGCTGCGGGTTCTTCAGGGGATCCTGTCTCTTGATTATCTGTGGACGAATATCCGGGCCAAGGGTGGTGCTTACGGCTGCATGAGTGGTTTTAGACGCAATGGGGACAGCTATCTGGCCTCATACAGAGACCCTAACCTGGAGAAAACGTACAAAGTGTATGAAGACATTCCGCAGTATTTACAAAATTTCAAAGCGGATGAACGTGAAATGACGCGGTATATTATCGGTGCCATCCAGGATCTGGATACCCCGAGAACACCGTATTCGGAAGGGAATTTCTCACTGGAATGCTACTTGTCCAACGTTACCGAAGCAGATCTGCAGCAGGAGCGCGATGAAGTGCTGAGTACAACGGAAGCCCATATCGTTGATTCGGCTGCCCTCGTAGCTGCAATTCTGGAACAAGGCAATCGCTGCGTTGTCGGCAATGAAAGCAAGATCGAGGAGCAAGGTTTCCTGTTCGACGAAACACTGGATTTGATCAAGTACTAA
- a CDS encoding general stress protein, protein MTQLLVGLVQTENEAIIMLNKLKEAGLEAEAMGVVAKEHLDLDLISEKAGLDKPLKGAGTNGAFGVFKGVLAALGKRMDQTISAGKAVRRLAGNEIGGETDDLVLTLAEAGIAEEDAQYYEQWLLEDHFLIVVECSEEDAARIAPIVKGEDA, encoded by the coding sequence ATGACACAATTATTGGTTGGACTGGTTCAAACGGAGAACGAAGCGATTATCATGCTTAATAAGCTCAAGGAAGCAGGGTTAGAAGCGGAAGCGATGGGGGTTGTGGCGAAGGAGCATTTGGATCTTGATTTGATCAGCGAAAAGGCAGGTCTGGACAAACCGTTGAAGGGTGCTGGTACAAATGGTGCATTCGGCGTCTTCAAGGGTGTACTCGCAGCATTGGGAAAACGCATGGATCAGACGATCTCTGCAGGCAAAGCGGTTCGCCGACTGGCTGGTAATGAAATTGGAGGAGAAACGGATGATCTCGTTCTTACTCTGGCAGAAGCCGGCATTGCTGAAGAGGATGCTCAGTATTATGAGCAGTGGCTTCTTGAGGATCACTTCCTTATCGTGGTGGAATGCAGTGAGGAGGATGCTGCCCGCATTGCACCGATTGTGAAGGGGGAAGATGCGTAG
- a CDS encoding NucA/NucB deoxyribonuclease domain-containing protein encodes MKRKRTRKKKNKGWSNLKKSFITLVTLVVLAVFAWYEGELPLDLPSPFKGSSQGVDHTITFPSDRYPETAKHIKDAIKAGHSDVCTIDREGAEANRDLSLKGVPVKKGKDRDEWPMAMCAEGGSNADIEYITPKDNRGAGSWVGNQLSTYPDGTRVKFVVK; translated from the coding sequence ATGAAGAGGAAGCGCACAAGGAAGAAGAAAAACAAAGGCTGGAGCAATCTGAAGAAATCGTTTATTACGCTGGTAACGCTGGTGGTTCTGGCTGTCTTTGCCTGGTATGAGGGAGAATTGCCGCTGGATCTGCCATCCCCGTTTAAAGGGAGCAGTCAGGGTGTGGATCACACCATCACCTTTCCCTCTGATCGGTATCCGGAGACGGCGAAGCATATCAAGGACGCCATCAAGGCAGGGCACTCGGATGTATGCACGATTGATCGTGAGGGCGCAGAAGCCAATCGTGACCTGTCACTCAAGGGTGTACCCGTGAAGAAAGGGAAGGATCGGGATGAGTGGCCCATGGCCATGTGTGCTGAAGGCGGGTCAAATGCAGATATCGAGTACATTACGCCCAAGGACAACCGCGGAGCGGGTTCATGGGTTGGCAATCAGCTGAGTACATATCCGGATGGAACACGGGTAAAGTTTGTTGTGAAGTAG
- a CDS encoding sensor histidine kinase, translating into MSIQNKHSIPIQWEFLISKLKSSVTVVDATSSEQPLIYVNEQFTALTGYTFEEVVGQNCRFLQGRDTDPETVSQIRKALNRQESIKIDILNYTKSGQPFWNELNIDPIFDDEGQCLFFVGIQYDISERKYAEEQLRRAARMAEMNSRGHLEFIGKLNHELRTPLNGIMGMIELTSMGEISEEQEEYLDLARQSGEALLNIVNNSLDMAKLGRGKMQVEQIEFQPLKLIQQIVRTHEPAAEQKKVQLRCQADMQVPDVLVGDPLRLRQVLDNLLSNAIKFTEQGEVLLQLDVKEQHGDSITLLFTVSDTGIGIPEEKLHQLFEAFTQTDVSHARRFGGSGLGLAICKELLELMQGDIAVESVPGQGTHFHVTLPLLRQQVIPHVG; encoded by the coding sequence ATGAGCATCCAAAATAAGCACTCCATACCCATTCAGTGGGAGTTTTTAATATCCAAGCTTAAATCTTCCGTAACTGTGGTCGATGCAACTTCATCAGAGCAGCCATTGATATATGTCAATGAACAGTTCACTGCTCTGACAGGATATACCTTTGAAGAAGTCGTTGGACAGAACTGCCGATTCCTTCAGGGCAGGGACACGGATCCCGAAACTGTAAGCCAAATTCGTAAGGCGCTTAATCGGCAGGAGTCCATTAAAATTGATATTTTGAACTATACCAAAAGTGGTCAACCATTCTGGAACGAATTGAACATTGATCCTATATTTGATGATGAGGGACAGTGTCTCTTCTTTGTTGGCATCCAATATGACATCTCTGAACGGAAATATGCCGAAGAGCAGCTTCGCAGGGCGGCCAGGATGGCGGAGATGAACAGCAGGGGACACCTGGAGTTTATCGGAAAATTAAATCATGAACTGCGCACACCGCTCAATGGAATTATGGGCATGATCGAGTTAACGAGCATGGGTGAAATCAGTGAGGAGCAGGAAGAATACTTGGACCTTGCCCGTCAGTCTGGTGAAGCCCTGCTCAATATTGTGAATAACAGTCTCGACATGGCGAAGCTCGGGCGCGGCAAGATGCAAGTTGAACAGATCGAATTTCAGCCCCTCAAGCTCATTCAACAGATCGTTAGAACGCACGAGCCTGCGGCTGAACAGAAGAAGGTTCAATTGCGCTGTCAGGCCGATATGCAGGTACCGGATGTTTTGGTCGGGGATCCGCTGCGTCTGCGTCAGGTACTGGATAACCTGTTGAGCAATGCGATCAAGTTCACAGAGCAAGGTGAAGTGTTACTGCAGCTTGATGTGAAGGAGCAGCACGGCGACTCCATTACCTTGTTATTTACCGTAAGTGATACGGGAATCGGGATTCCTGAGGAGAAGTTACATCAATTATTTGAGGCATTCACCCAGACAGATGTGTCTCATGCCCGCAGATTTGGTGGCAGTGGACTGGGATTGGCCATCTGTAAGGAACTGCTTGAATTGATGCAGGGGGACATTGCTGTAGAGAGTGTACCAGGGCAGGGAACGCATTTCCATGTGACACTACCCCTGTTAAGGCAGCAGGTTATCCCGCATGTGGGATAA
- a CDS encoding DUF6199 family natural product biosynthesis protein: protein MRTLFFIFMTLCIINLCFPKFGWYLRYGWISRGESEPSKPYMTFTRLTSLVMLIIAFTLASA from the coding sequence ATGAGAACCCTCTTTTTTATTTTCATGACACTTTGCATTATCAATCTCTGTTTTCCCAAATTCGGATGGTATCTCCGTTATGGATGGATTTCCAGAGGAGAGTCCGAACCCAGTAAGCCTTATATGACGTTCACCCGCTTGACTAGTTTGGTTATGCTGATTATTGCTTTTACACTCGCATCAGCTTGA
- a CDS encoding DUF1904 family protein: MPFIRFRGFTGHQLEETVPRITEQMALICNIPRERLKAERYDVQALTPSPASIEILMFQRDQEIHNRIASSIHGILADEGLSDAHIFFNILSPTLYYKQGKPLTDYPLD, encoded by the coding sequence ATGCCGTTTATTCGCTTTAGAGGATTCACAGGTCATCAATTGGAGGAAACTGTCCCCCGGATTACGGAGCAGATGGCTCTCATTTGTAATATTCCCCGAGAAAGATTGAAGGCAGAGCGTTATGATGTACAAGCTCTCACCCCATCTCCAGCCTCGATTGAGATCCTGATGTTCCAGCGTGATCAGGAAATTCACAATCGCATTGCATCTTCCATCCATGGTATTCTGGCAGACGAAGGCCTTTCTGATGCACATATTTTCTTCAACATCCTGTCCCCGACTTTATATTACAAGCAAGGCAAGCCGCTCACCGATTACCCGTTAGATTAG
- a CDS encoding sporulation protein YjcZ: protein MSQVGYGCNNVGGVGYGMCTSTAAILVLFILLVIITKSFWC from the coding sequence ATGAGTCAAGTTGGATACGGTTGTAACAATGTTGGTGGAGTAGGATACGGTATGTGTACTTCTACTGCTGCAATTCTGGTACTCTTCATTCTGCTCGTCATCATCACGAAATCGTTCTGGTGTTAA